Proteins found in one Planococcus citri chromosome 2, ihPlaCitr1.1, whole genome shotgun sequence genomic segment:
- the LOC135834070 gene encoding urokinase-type plasminogen activator-like, translated as FPYFTGIQKRGSGFPKFTFRTLSDESSSCTQCGSRTIQHQPLKVGPDRATSKIVGGSSAPYGAYPWQVEIQAQQGSSWEHHCGGAIIGEDVILTAAHCLQQHSSGDLRVIVGKHTLSEQDKYQNVYEVAQTIVHPEFRKEGPHSNDIALLKIHHSNSSHSGGFTCNSHVQSICLPEMNIRSKDVGDWCTVSGWGTGMHGSSSISQVLQAASVPLLDLTTCRQSEVYGSATIQFILDSMICAGTLEGGVDACGGDSGGPLACKINGRFVLLGVVSWGDGCARKNKPGVYTRVSYFLPWIEKSLSSMRS; from the exons TTTCCTTACTTTACAGGGATTCAAAAACGTGGCAGTGGATTTCCAAAATTCACGTTCCGAACTTTGTCCGACGAATCTTCATCGTGCACGCAATGTGGCAGCAGGACGATACAACATCAGCCGTTGAAAGTTGGCCCGGATCGTGCTACTTCGAAGATCGTAGGCGGTAGTTCGGCTCCTTACGGAGCGTATCCTTGgcag GTTGAAATCCAAGCTCAACAAGGATCCTCTTGGGAGCATCATTGTGGCGGTGCTATTATAGGCGAAGATGTAATCTTGACAGCTGCTCATTGCTTGCAACAACATTCCAGCGGAGATTTACGTGTGATCGTTGGTAAGCATACGTTGAGTGAACAAGATAAATATCAGAATGTTTACGAAGTTGCTCAGACCATCGTGCATCCGGAGTTCCGAAaag AGGGGCCTCATAGTAATGATATAGCTTTGTTGAAAATCCATCATAGCAATTCATCTCACAGCGGAGGTTTCACGTGTAACTCCCACGTACAAAGTATATGTCTTCCGGAGATGAATATTCGTTCCAAAGATGTTGGTGACTGGTGTACCGTGTCCGGTTGGGGCACTGGAATGC ATGGGTCTTCTAGTATATCTCAGGTTCTGCAAGCAGCCTCGGTCCCTTTACTTGATCTGACTACTTGTCGCCAATCCGAAGTATATGGATCAGCTACCATACAGTTCATACTAGATAGTATGATTTGCGCTGGAACGCTGGAGGGTGGCGTTGATGCTTGTGGAGGTGATTCCGGAGGTCCGTTGGCGTGTAAGATCAACG gtcGTTTCGTTCTACTCGGAGTAGTATCTTGGGGCGATGGATGCGCTAGAAAGAATAAACCAGGAGTTTACACCAGAGTTTCTTATTTCTTGCCTTGGATAGAAAAATCATTATCGTCGATGAGGTCTTGA
- the LOC135835551 gene encoding inhibitor of growth protein 3-like: MLYLEDYLELVEHLPQETCDRLTEMRELDLQVQNALDSIDKRTARFFQSAYHMQPNEMEGEHVNILKEYKRIIEDSEEKVQLANSMADSMAKYMRRLDQDLLKFKMELEADNCGITEIIEKRLEEPEEALQPVVISTTAGQRGTRRQSYQPYNDTNNKHLITSQLENRRQDVINSVENRLSRLSLPTNNPSHSQVMFNVEQMGAGGSAIAAAASQAIAATQQMQQGRRTASLKASYEAINSGSAGFSRTTDISSINRELSGAAQTAIAAAQQSHKQRNRRRGRQPSQIAAEAAIIEPVAGTSSDMTDDSSAMDADPDEQRYCICNEVAFGDMVACDNKNCPYEWYHYPCVGITDTPKGKWYCPQCSATMKRRNRKSL, from the exons ATGTTGTACCTGGAAGATTACCTGGAAC TGGTTGAACATCTTCCCCAAGAAACTTGCGATCGACTCACCGAAATGAGAGAACTCGATTTACAAGTTCAAA ATGCCTTGGATAGTATTGACAAACGTACCGCTAGATTTTTCCAAAGTGCTTACCACATGCAACCGAACGAGATGGAAGGAGAACATGTAAATATATTGAAAGAATATAAAAGAATTATCGAAGATTCAG aaGAGAAGGTTCAATTAGCAAATTCAATGGCTGATTCGATGGCTAAATACATGCGAAGATTGGATCAAGACTTGCTAAAGTTTAAAATGGAACTCGAGGCTGACAACTGTGGTATTACCGAGATAATTGAGAAAA GATTGGAAGAACCCGAAGAAGCTTTGCAACCTGTTGTCATATCTACAACAGCTGGTCAACGAGGAACTAGACGACAATCGTATCAGCCTTACAATGACACGAACAATAAACATTTGATCACGTCTCAAC TGGAAAATAGAAGACAAGACGTAATAAATTCGGTTGAGAACAGATTATCTCGGTTATCATTACCAACGAATAATCCGTCCCATTCTCAAGTCATGTTTAACGTTGAACAAATGGGTGCTGGAGGTTCAGCCATAGCTGCCGCAGCATCGCAGGCTATCGCTGCCACTCAACAA ATGCAACAAGGCAGAAGAACGGCGAGTTTGAAAGCTTCGTACGAAGCGATTAATTCGGGTTCGGCTGGTTTCTCGAGGACGACCGATATTAGTTCCATAAATAGAGAACTCTCCGGTGCTGCTCAAACAGCCATTGCTGCAGCTCAACAATCTCATAAGCAACGAAATCGCCG AAGAGGTAGACAACCATCTCAAATTGCCGCCGAGGCGGCTATCATTGAACCGGTGGCTGGTACGTCTTCGGATATGACTGATGATTCTAGCGCCATGGATGCAGATCCTGATGAACAACGTTATTGCATTTGTAACGAGGTTGCTTTCGGCGATATGGTCGCCTGTGATAATAAAAACTGCCCTTACGAATGGTACCATTATCCTTGTGTCGGTATCACCGATACACCAAAAGGCAAGTGGTATTGTCCGCAGTGTAGTGCGACGATGAAGAGAAGAAATCGCAAATCTCTCTGA
- the LOC135835549 gene encoding probable ATP-dependent RNA helicase DDX5 gives MKYFNNDRSSDKKFGMQKSGGIQKRSFGGGSRFGGGRDGGGSFGTKSKYGTPAEDLAIPDWNSVTLKPFKKDFYVAHDDVEGRSEDEIREYRKRNNITVSCPAGFEIPKPIQYFAEANSPDYVNDILLREGFQTPTIIQAQGWPIAMSGHNMVGVAQTGSGKTLAYMLPAIVHINNQPRLQRGDGPIVLVLAPTRELAQQIQVVASQYGTTTHVRSTCIFGGAAKGPQARDLMNGKEIVIATPGRLLDFLQTNATNLKRTTYLVLDEADRMLDMGFEPQIRKIIQQIRPDRQVLMWSATWPKEVRTLAEDFLHKKYIQLNVGSLTLAANHNIKQHVDVCTEDEKENKLMHLLEEIGNQEENKTIVFAETKKKVDALTRIIRQAGVPVVGIHGDKSQADRDYSLNAFRNGRGAVLVATDVAARGLDVDDVKFVINYDFPNSSEDYIHRIGRTGRSSRAGTSYAFFTRKNSRLARDLVNVLKEANQQISPQLAEMASYGGGNKYGGGNRWYGNQNRSYGGGNGGNRFHKRF, from the exons ATGAAGTACTTCAATAACGATAGATCATCAGACAAAAAATTCGGCATGCAGAAATCTGGAGGAATTCAAAAACGCTCGTTCGGCGGCGGCAGTCGTTTCGGCGGTGGTCGTGATGGCGGAGGCAGTTTTGGCACAAAATCCAAGTACGGTACTCCTGCTGAAGATCTTGCCATTCCAGACTGGAATTCCGTCACTTTGAAACCATTCAAGAAAGATTTCTATGTGGCTCATGATGACGTGGAAGGAAG ATCTGAAGATGAGATCCGCGAATATAGAAAGAGAAATAACATCACCGTATCGTGTCCAGCTGGATTTGAAATTCCCAAACCCATTCAATATTTTGCCGAAGCCAACTCGCCAGATTACGTTAACGATATCTTATT ACGAGAAGGTTTTCAAACACCAACTATTATCCAAGCTCAAGGTTGGCCTATCGCCATGAGTGGTCATAACATGGTGGGAGTAGCTCAAACGGGATCTGGAAAGACATTAGCT TATATGTTGCCAGCTATTGTCCACATTAATAACCAACCTCGTCTTCAACGTGGTGATGGACCTATTGTCTTGGTTCTAGCTCCGACTAGAGAGTTGGCTCAACAAATCCAAGTTGTTGCCTCTCAATATGGTACGACCACTCACGTACGTTCTACGTGTATTTTCGGTGGAGCTGCCAAAGGTCCTCAG GCACGTGATTTGATGAATGGTAAAGAAATCGTAATCGCTACTCCTGGACGTTTGTTAGATTTTCTTCAGACCAATGCCACAAACTTGAAACGAACTACGTATTTAGTATTGGATGAAGCTGATCGTATGTTAGATATGGGTTTCGAACcacaaatcagaaaaattatccAGCAAATCAGA CCTGACCGTCAAGTATTGATGTGGTCAGCCACCTGGCCTAAAGAAGTACGTACTTTGGCCGAAGATTTCCTACACAAAAAATACATCCAATTGAACGTTGGTTCCTTGACATTAGCCGCTAATCACAACATCAAACAACACGTCGATGTTTGCACCGAagacgaaaaagaaaacaa attaaTGCACTTATTGGAAGAAATCGGTAATCAAGAAGAAAACAAAACCATCGTATTcgcagaaaccaaaaaaaaagtcgatgcTTTAACTAGAATAATCAGACAAGCTGG aGTTCCCGTTGTTGGCATTCATGGAGATAAATCGCAAGCTGATCGTGATTACAGTTTGAACG cTTTTCGTAATGGCAGAGGAGCTGTTTTGGTAGCTACTGATGTAGCTGCTCGTGGATTAG ATGTCGATGATGTGAAGTTCGTTATTAATTACGATTTCCCGAACTCGTCCGAAGATTACATTCACAGAATAGGAAGAACCGGCAGATCATCGCGAGCTGGTACATCTTACGCATTTTTCACCAGAAAGAACAGTCGATTAGCTAGAGATCTCGTAAACGTATTGAAAGAAGCTAATCAGCAAATCAGTCCTCAATTAGCCGAAATGGCCTCCTACG gcGGTGGTAACAAATATGGCGGAGGTAACCGCTGGTACGGTAATCAGAACCGAAGTTACGGTGGCGGAAATGGCGGAAATCGTTTCCACAAAagattctaa
- the LOC135835560 gene encoding U6 snRNA-associated Sm-like protein LSm6: MSRKEALSHFIQQIHGRPVVVKLNNGTDYRGVLACLDGYMNIALEQTEEYVNGQLKNKYGDAFIRGNNVLYISTQKRRI, from the exons ATGAGTCGCAAAGAAGCTCTATCTCACTTCATTCAACAGATTCATGGAAGACCAGTCGTCGTTAAATTGAACAATGGTACAGATTATCGAG GTGTTTTAGCGTGCTTGGATGGTTATATGAATATTGCTTTAGAACAAACCGAAGAATACGTCAATGGTCAATTGAAGAATAAATACGGAGATGCTTTCATCAGAGGGAACAATGTCCTGTATATAAGTACTCAGAAAAGAAGGATATGA
- the Prp39 gene encoding pre-mRNA-processing factor 39 isoform X2, producing MDDGADVVVIEPDTPDAEPETNIKKDVTSIPESASDAEANENNVVESESNAEADVNNVNDSESNAEADVENGTESASNTDADENNVPESASNTEADANNVTEPASNTEADVNNVTEPASNTETDANDVIVLNDDDDDAAETVDAKEQVNGDEVELMEEDKPDEVNGDDVELIEEDKLDDLPRGKESPVRSPPEIENMTVVDEDVEMLSDEEEEKEKVDEKEKEDEKEKEQQKIREEKEKEKEREKEKEKAKDVKSKESEKSSSRSSKRKSTDHDTSSSKKRSSQDQSKSDSSTSKGREPDAKKALPLLGKYWKAVKDDPTDFTGWTYLLQYVDQANDIAAASEVYDDFLSKYPYCYGYWRKYADYLKKNGQKAKCEEIFEKGVGAIPLSVDLWIHYLNYMKDAYASNEELLRTLFERSLKSCGLEFRSDRLWDSYAKWEIEGGRLQNATAIFDRWLAVPTQGYVTVMEKFKDHVKKNSPSRILDPEEFFALRNDVVSEKKANNAELESKLSDDAPPGEETPDKLDKMNEEETKALKDKIVTVRRERHKVTQKDAVARWSFEENIKRPYFHVKPLEQCQLNNWKEYLDFEIKEGKQERIVLLFERCLIACALYEDFWIKFIEYLLAQSEVPIEKVREVFQRACTIHHTKKINIHLKWSAFEETYGNSLQAAQILEDLEKTCPGILVVMSRRINIIRRRGEYEKVCSFYEKYIADNAEKKAISSSLSIKYARFLCKIMNDPDKGIEILKSAIEKDPSNSRLKLQLIDVHMNKIPIESDEIVSIMDAVISAEEDSEKKLLFAQRKLEFLEEFAEECVAVQKAQEAYDSLVKVVAEKKKEVEEKCLDRYGPHQMWKSAADTINDHSIRVIFKRLTYFFDKIHISRLII from the exons ATGGATGACGGCGCAGATGTCGTTGTTATCGAGCCCGATACTCCAGatg CCGAACCCGAAACCAATATTAAGAAGGATGTCACTTCTATTCCCGAATCTGCATCTGACGCCGAAGCAAATGAAAATAACGTAGTTGAATCTGAATCCAACGCCGAGGCAGATGTAAATAATGTAAATGATTCTGAATCCAACGCCGAAGCAGATGTTGAAAATGGAACCGAATCTGCATCCAATACCGACGCGGATGAAAATAATGTACCTGAATCTGCATCTAATACCGAAGCAGATGCAAATAATGTAACTGAACCTGCATCTAACACCGAAGCAGATGTAAATAATGTAACTGAACCTGCATCTAACACCGAAACGGATGCTAACGATGTAATTGTTttaaatgatgatgatgatgatgcggCTGAAACAGTCGATGCGAAg GAGCAAGTCAATGGAGATGAGGTAGAACTTATGGAAGAAGATAAGCCGGATGAAGTTAATGGAGATGACGTAGAACTTATAGAAGAAGATAAGCTGGATGATCTTCCGAGAGGTAAAGAAAGTCCAGTTAGAAGTCctcctgaaattgaaaatatgaccgTGGTAGACGAA GATGTTGAGATGCTTTCTGATGAAgaggaagaaaaagaaaaagttgatgaaaaggAAAAGGAGGACGAGAAAGAAAAAGAACAGCAGAAAATTAGagaagaaaaggaaaaagagaaagaaagagaaaaagaaaaagagaaagcgAAGGATGTTAAATCGAAAGAAAGTG AAAAATCGTCTAGTAGATCATCGAAAAGAAAAAGCACTGATCACGATACATCGTCATCTAAAAAACGCAGCTCTCAGGACCAGTCGAAATCAGATAGTTCGACTAGTAAAGGTCGTGAACCTGAT GCCAAGAAAGCATTGCCTCTTTTAGGGAAGTATTGGAAAGCTGTGAAAGACGATCCTACAGATTTCACCGGTTGGACTTACCTATTACAATATGTAGACCAAGCT AACGATATCGCCGCAGCTTCAGAAGTATACGACGATTTCCTGTCAAAGTATCCTTACTGCTACGGTTATTGGCGAAAGTACGCTGATTATTTAAAGAAGAATGGCCAAAAGGCTAAATGcgaagaaatatttgaaaaaggcGTCGGCGCTATTCCTTTGAGCGTAGATTTATGGATCCATTATCTCAATTACATGAAGGATGCCTACGCTTCAAACGAAGAATTACTCAGAACTTTATTCGAAAGATCTCTTAAATCGTGCGGTTTAGAATTCAG ATCTGATCGACTGTGGGACTCATATGCCAAATGGGAAATTGAAGGTGGTCGTTTACAAAACGCTACCGCCATATTTGATCGTTGGTTAGCTGTGCCGACTCAAGGATACGTCACAGTGATGGAGAAATTCAAAGACCATGTTAAGAAAAATTCGCCTAGCAGGATTCTCGATCCGGAAGAATTTTTTGCACTCAGAAACGACGTTGTTAGCGAAAAAAAAGCCAACAACGCCGAATTGGAGAGCAAATTATCCGACGATGCTCCTCCTGGGGAAGAAACTCCTGATAAATTAGATAAA atgAACGAGGAAGAAACCAAAGCTCTTAAAGATAAGATCGTGACTGTGAGGAGAGAACGTCATAAGGTTACCCAAAAAGATGCTGTAGCCAGATGGTCTTTCGAAGAAAAT ATTAAGAGGCCATATTTCCACGTCAAGCCATTGGAACAGTGCCAGCTTAATAACTGGAAAGaatatttagattttgaaattaaagaaGGCAAACAAGAACGTATTGTATTGCTTTTCGAAAGATGCCTAATAGCTTGCGCTCTATACGAAGACTTTTGGATTAAATTCATCGAATACTTGTTGGCTCAATCTGAAGTACCCATCGAAAAGGTCAGAGAAGTGTTCCAACGCGCTTGTACTATTCATCACACgaagaaaataaatattcacTTGAAGTGGTCCGCGTTCGAAGAAACATATG GCAACTCTTTACAAGCCGCTCAAATATTGGAAGATCTGGAAAAAACTTGCCCTGGTATTCTGGTGGTCATGTCTCGACGAATCAACATAATACGTCGCCGAGGAGAGTACGAAAAAGTGTGCAGTTTTTACGAGAAGTATATTGCCGATAACGCCGAAAAGAAAGCGATATCTTCTAGTCTCTCTATCAAATACGCGCGTTTTCTTTGCAAA ATAATGAACGATCCAGATAAAggaattgaaatattgaaatcggCCATTGAAAAAGACCCT AGCAATTCTAGACTGAAATTACAACTGATCGATGTCCACATGAATAAGATTCCGATTGAATCCGATGAAATTGTCAGCATAATGGATGCAGTTATTAGCGCCGAAGAAGATAGTGAAAAGAAATTACTATTCGCCCAAAGAAAGCTCGAATTTTTAGAAGAATTCGCCGAAGAATGCGTCGC CGTCCAGAAGGCTCAAGAAGCTTACGATAGCTTGGTCAAAGTTGTCgccgaaaagaaaaaagaagtgGAAGAAAA GTGTTTGGATAGGTATGGACCACATCAAATGTGGAAAAGCGCCGCAGATACCATAAACGATCATAGTATACGTGTTATTTTCAAACGATTAACGtactttttcgataaaattcacatttcgagactaataatttga
- the Prp39 gene encoding pre-mRNA-processing factor 39 isoform X1, which translates to MDDGADVVVIEPDTPDAEPETNIKKDVTSIPESASDAEANENNVVESESNAEADVNNVNDSESNAEADVENGTESASNTDADENNVPESASNTEADANNVTEPASNTEADVNNVTEPASNTETDANDVIVLNDDDDDAAETVDAKEQVNGDEVELMEEDKPDEVNGDDVELIEEDKLDDLPRGKESPVRSPPEIENMTVVDEDVEMLSDEEEEKEKVDEKEKEDEKEKEQQKIREEKEKEKEREKEKEKAKDVKSKESEKSSSRSSKRKSTDHDTSSSKKRSSQDQSKSDSSTSKGREPDAKKALPLLGKYWKAVKDDPTDFTGWTYLLQYVDQANDIAAASEVYDDFLSKYPYCYGYWRKYADYLKKNGQKAKCEEIFEKGVGAIPLSVDLWIHYLNYMKDAYASNEELLRTLFERSLKSCGLEFRSDRLWDSYAKWEIEGGRLQNATAIFDRWLAVPTQGYVTVMEKFKDHVKKNSPSRILDPEEFFALRNDVVSEKKANNAELESKLSDDAPPGEETPDKLDKMNEEETKALKDKIVTVRRERHKVTQKDAVARWSFEENIKRPYFHVKPLEQCQLNNWKEYLDFEIKEGKQERIVLLFERCLIACALYEDFWIKFIEYLLAQSEVPIEKVREVFQRACTIHHTKKINIHLKWSAFEETYGNSLQAAQILEDLEKTCPGILVVMSRRINIIRRRGEYEKVCSFYEKYIADNAEKKAISSSLSIKYARFLCKIMNDPDKGIEILKSAIEKDPSNSRLKLQLIDVHMNKIPIESDEIVSIMDAVISAEEDSEKKLLFAQRKLEFLEEFAEECVAVQKAQEAYDSLVKVVAEKKKEVEEKKTEAAKKNGTADQTQAPPTTTAYTATTAQTYYPTAATPQTYQAYPQTYMATTYQQQNIYQPTDPNYGYQNWQSYGAYNQQWPSGTAPQTGAASGYYNLY; encoded by the exons ATGGATGACGGCGCAGATGTCGTTGTTATCGAGCCCGATACTCCAGatg CCGAACCCGAAACCAATATTAAGAAGGATGTCACTTCTATTCCCGAATCTGCATCTGACGCCGAAGCAAATGAAAATAACGTAGTTGAATCTGAATCCAACGCCGAGGCAGATGTAAATAATGTAAATGATTCTGAATCCAACGCCGAAGCAGATGTTGAAAATGGAACCGAATCTGCATCCAATACCGACGCGGATGAAAATAATGTACCTGAATCTGCATCTAATACCGAAGCAGATGCAAATAATGTAACTGAACCTGCATCTAACACCGAAGCAGATGTAAATAATGTAACTGAACCTGCATCTAACACCGAAACGGATGCTAACGATGTAATTGTTttaaatgatgatgatgatgatgcggCTGAAACAGTCGATGCGAAg GAGCAAGTCAATGGAGATGAGGTAGAACTTATGGAAGAAGATAAGCCGGATGAAGTTAATGGAGATGACGTAGAACTTATAGAAGAAGATAAGCTGGATGATCTTCCGAGAGGTAAAGAAAGTCCAGTTAGAAGTCctcctgaaattgaaaatatgaccgTGGTAGACGAA GATGTTGAGATGCTTTCTGATGAAgaggaagaaaaagaaaaagttgatgaaaaggAAAAGGAGGACGAGAAAGAAAAAGAACAGCAGAAAATTAGagaagaaaaggaaaaagagaaagaaagagaaaaagaaaaagagaaagcgAAGGATGTTAAATCGAAAGAAAGTG AAAAATCGTCTAGTAGATCATCGAAAAGAAAAAGCACTGATCACGATACATCGTCATCTAAAAAACGCAGCTCTCAGGACCAGTCGAAATCAGATAGTTCGACTAGTAAAGGTCGTGAACCTGAT GCCAAGAAAGCATTGCCTCTTTTAGGGAAGTATTGGAAAGCTGTGAAAGACGATCCTACAGATTTCACCGGTTGGACTTACCTATTACAATATGTAGACCAAGCT AACGATATCGCCGCAGCTTCAGAAGTATACGACGATTTCCTGTCAAAGTATCCTTACTGCTACGGTTATTGGCGAAAGTACGCTGATTATTTAAAGAAGAATGGCCAAAAGGCTAAATGcgaagaaatatttgaaaaaggcGTCGGCGCTATTCCTTTGAGCGTAGATTTATGGATCCATTATCTCAATTACATGAAGGATGCCTACGCTTCAAACGAAGAATTACTCAGAACTTTATTCGAAAGATCTCTTAAATCGTGCGGTTTAGAATTCAG ATCTGATCGACTGTGGGACTCATATGCCAAATGGGAAATTGAAGGTGGTCGTTTACAAAACGCTACCGCCATATTTGATCGTTGGTTAGCTGTGCCGACTCAAGGATACGTCACAGTGATGGAGAAATTCAAAGACCATGTTAAGAAAAATTCGCCTAGCAGGATTCTCGATCCGGAAGAATTTTTTGCACTCAGAAACGACGTTGTTAGCGAAAAAAAAGCCAACAACGCCGAATTGGAGAGCAAATTATCCGACGATGCTCCTCCTGGGGAAGAAACTCCTGATAAATTAGATAAA atgAACGAGGAAGAAACCAAAGCTCTTAAAGATAAGATCGTGACTGTGAGGAGAGAACGTCATAAGGTTACCCAAAAAGATGCTGTAGCCAGATGGTCTTTCGAAGAAAAT ATTAAGAGGCCATATTTCCACGTCAAGCCATTGGAACAGTGCCAGCTTAATAACTGGAAAGaatatttagattttgaaattaaagaaGGCAAACAAGAACGTATTGTATTGCTTTTCGAAAGATGCCTAATAGCTTGCGCTCTATACGAAGACTTTTGGATTAAATTCATCGAATACTTGTTGGCTCAATCTGAAGTACCCATCGAAAAGGTCAGAGAAGTGTTCCAACGCGCTTGTACTATTCATCACACgaagaaaataaatattcacTTGAAGTGGTCCGCGTTCGAAGAAACATATG GCAACTCTTTACAAGCCGCTCAAATATTGGAAGATCTGGAAAAAACTTGCCCTGGTATTCTGGTGGTCATGTCTCGACGAATCAACATAATACGTCGCCGAGGAGAGTACGAAAAAGTGTGCAGTTTTTACGAGAAGTATATTGCCGATAACGCCGAAAAGAAAGCGATATCTTCTAGTCTCTCTATCAAATACGCGCGTTTTCTTTGCAAA ATAATGAACGATCCAGATAAAggaattgaaatattgaaatcggCCATTGAAAAAGACCCT AGCAATTCTAGACTGAAATTACAACTGATCGATGTCCACATGAATAAGATTCCGATTGAATCCGATGAAATTGTCAGCATAATGGATGCAGTTATTAGCGCCGAAGAAGATAGTGAAAAGAAATTACTATTCGCCCAAAGAAAGCTCGAATTTTTAGAAGAATTCGCCGAAGAATGCGTCGC CGTCCAGAAGGCTCAAGAAGCTTACGATAGCTTGGTCAAAGTTGTCgccgaaaagaaaaaagaagtgGAAGAAAA aaaaaccGAAGCAGCCAAAAAGAACGGTACAGCGGATCAAACTCAGGCACCGCCAACGACTACAGCTTATACTGCGACTACTGCTCAAACTTATTATCCTACAGCTGCCACTCCTCAGACCTATCAAGCATATCCGCAAACCTATATGGCTACTACGTATCAGCAACAGAATATTTACCAACCGACCGATCCGAATTACGGTTACCAGAATTGGCAATCGTACGGTGCTTATAATCAGCAATGGCCTAGCGGTACCGCGCCGCAAACTGGAGCTGCCTCAGGGTATTATAATCTTTATTAA